A portion of the Tamandua tetradactyla isolate mTamTet1 chromosome 16, mTamTet1.pri, whole genome shotgun sequence genome contains these proteins:
- the PLEKHG2 gene encoding pleckstrin homology domain-containing family G member 2 isoform X2, with the protein MVEEAIVSMTAVAWYINDMKRKQEHATRLQEVQRRLSGWTGPELSAFGELVLEGAFRGGGGGGPRLRGGERLLFLFSRMLLVAKCRGPEYTYKGHIFCCNLSVSESPRDPLGFKVSDLTIPKHRHLFQAKNQEEKRLWIHCLQRLFFENHPASIPAKAKQVLLENSLHCTPKNKPIPEPLTPPLGSPRLRDARNFTHGRWNTAPSPGLSMTRRGRRQSEPVKDPYVMFPQNAKPRLKHTGSDGELYPSSESQPPVSASVPSEDLEDTGPPTLDPSGTSITEEILELLNQRGLQDPGCPLRPPPHDIPEYSGDSQMPVDNDILFQALPCRDSSDEEEGEEEELEMDERGPSPLHVLEGLESSNVAEIPDIPSLAKIPDVPSLPEMPSLSEIPETPCLPSLADISSVFEMPCLPAIPSVPDIGSLSSTPDLPCDSWLQGPLQKLDEALATRTELFPGSSPGKLRDPPSGSRPRQEDEEGVSFPDFQPQDAIRDEGFPDEMEFPSCSEIRSAWQALEQGQLARPGFPEPLLILEDSDLVGGSGNGKAGAPRSERAASRVRELARLYSERIQQMQRAETRACANAPRRRPRVLAQPQLSPFLLHEQAEPGPLPAFGHVLVCELAFPLTCAQESVSLGPAARVQAAIPLFKQGDYLDGQGPNVSGLPQQNHLCIQVPASTPVPEQSGLRNAQILATPLPKQEGPPDIQVSAITLPDQEDHLEIQVPATTPWLEQSDHLDIQASSTNSFPEQGCDTDIQVPPTSALPTQRSCSDVMVTATIPAPQQGGHLDSQSPSNTLLTKQRGSREVQVPATAWVQAVNPLLMPGGHLDHQISASTPLPLPPGLSNTHAPAAAPLPACESSPDHQIPASAPLSLPQDLPDTQVPQPQGLTDIQVPKLTPLLEQRSLMDVHVPAATPLPEQGNSQDILGLSPPLVQATVVLSKPGGHLVSHTTRPESLELTPPQSPPLPTRQLLGPNAAALSRYLAASYISQSLARRQGPGGEGPSASQGPWSSSAPTSRAPSPPPQPQLPPPPARRLSYATTVSIHVGGGGRLRPAKAQVRLNHPALFAPTQESVGPHRAQGTPDTPFHT; encoded by the exons ATGGTGGAGGAGGCTATTGTGTCCATGACTGCGGTGGCCTGGTACATCAATGACATGAAGCGCAAGCAGGAGCATGCCACGCGCCTCCAG GAAGTACAGAGGCGCCTGAGCGGCTGGACTGGCCCAGAGCTCAGCGCTTTTGGGGAGCTGGTGCTGGAGGGTGCATTCCGAGGCGGCGGAGGTGGCGGCCCCCGGCTGCGTGGGGGTGAGCGGCTACTCTTCCTGTTCTCACGGATGCTGCTTGTGGCCAAGTGCCGGGGGCCAGAATACACCTACAAGGGGCACATCTTC TGCTGCAACCTGAGTGTGAGTGAGAGTCCTCGTGACCCTCTAGGGTTCAAGGTGTCCGATTTGACCATTCCCAAGCACAGGCACCTGTTCCAG GCCAAGAACCAAGAAGAGAAGAGGCTGTGGATTCACTGTCTCCAGCGCCTCTTCTTTGAGAACCACCCTGCCTCCATCCCCGCCAAG GCCAAACAAGTTCTCCTTGAAAACAGCCTGCACT GTACTCCCAAAAATAAGCCCATCCCAGAGCCCCTGACACCCCCACTTGGATCTCCCCGACTTCGAGATGCTAGAAATTTCACCCATGGACGATGGAATACAG CTCCATCTCCAGGACTCTCCATGACCCGCCGTGGACGCAGACAGTCTG AGCCGGTGAAGGACCCTTATGTCATGTTCCCACAGAATG CTAAGCCTAGACTCAAG CATACTGGCAGTGATGGGGAGCTGTACCCCTCTTCAGAGTCTCAGCCACCAGTTTCAGCTTCTGTACCCTCTGAGGACCTGGAGGATACTGGACCCCCTACCCTGGACCCCTCTGGGACCTCAATCACTGAAGAAATCCTGGAACTACTCAATCAAAGAGGCCTCCAGGATCCAGGG TGCCCGCTGCGGCCACCCCCCCATGACATTCCTGAGTACTCCGGAGACTCCCAGATGCCAGTGGACAATGACATCCTGTTCCAAGCCCTGCCCTGCCGGGACTCTTCAgatgaggaggagggggaggaggaagagctgGAGATGGATGAACGAGGGCCTTCTCCACTCCATGTCCTGGAAGGGCTTGAAAGTTCCAATGTGGCTGAAATTCCTGACATTCCCAGCCTTGCCAAAATTCCTGATGTGCCCAGCCTCCCTGAAATGCCCAGCCTTTCTGAAATTCCTGAAACTCCCTGCCTTCCCAGTCTCGCTGACATTTCCAGTGTTTTTGAAATGCCCTGCCTTCCAGCCATACCTAGTGTCCCCGACATTGGCAGTCTTTCCAGCACTCCTGACCTTCCCTGCGACTCTTGGCTCCAGGGACCCCTACAGAAACTGGACGAGGCTCTAGCCACCAGAACTGAACTGTTTCCTGGAAGCAGTCCCGGAAAGCTGAGAGACCCTCCCTCAGGAAGTAGGCCAAGACAGGAAGATGAAGAAGGGGTATCATTCCCAGATTTCCAGCCCCAGGATGCCATCCGCGATGAGGGATTCCCAGATGAGATGGAATTCCCCTCTTGTTCAGAAATCCGGAGCGCCTGGCAGGCACTGGAGCAGGGGCAGCTGGCCCGGCCAGGTTTCCCAGAGCCACTGCTGATCCTGGAAGATTCAGATCTGGTTGGAGGCAGTGGGAATGGGAAGGCAGGAGCCCCGAGGTCAGAGAGGGCAGCTTCGCGGGTACGAGAGTTGGCCCGGCTTTACAGTGAGCGGATCCAGCAGATGCAGCGAGCTGAGACACGGGCATGTGCCAATGCCCCCCGCCGCCGGCCACGGGTTCTAGCCCAACCCCAGCTGTCCCCTTTCCTGCTCCACGAGCAGGCCGAGCCAG GGCCCCTGCCTGCCTTTGGACATGTGTTGGTGTGCGAGCTGGCCTTCCCACTGACCTGTGCCCAGGAATCTGTTTCCCTGGGTCCTGCTGCCCGGGTTCAAGCTGCCATACCATTGTTTAAGCAGGGAGACTACCTCGATGGCCAGGGTCCAAATGTTTCAGGTTTGCCTCAGCAAAACCATCTGTGCATCCAGGTTCCAGCTTCTACCCCTGTGCCCGAGCAAAGTGGCCTCCGAAATGCCCAGATTCTAGCCACACCTTTGCCCAAGCAGGAAGGACCCCCAGACATCCAGGTTTCAGCTATAACTTTGCCTGATCAAGAAGACCACCTGGAAATCCAAGTTCCAGCTACAACTCCTTGGCTTGAGCAAAGTGACCACCTGGACATACAGGCTTCATCCACTAATTCTTTTCCTGAGCAAGGATGCGACACAGACATCCAAGTTCCACCCACCTCAGCTTTGCCTACGCAGAGAAGTTGTTCTGATGTAATGGTTACAGCCACCATTCCTGCGCCCCAGCAAGGAGGTCACCTAGACAGCCAGAGCCCAAGCAACACCCTATTAACTAAGCAAAGAGGTTCCAGGGAGGTTCAGGTCCCAGCTACTGCCTGGGTCCAAGCCGTCAATCCTTTGCTTATGCCTGGAGGCCACCTGGACCATCAGATTTCAGCCAGCACCCCACTGCCCTTGCCACCTGGCCTCTCAAACACACACGCACCAGCTGCTGCACCTTTGCCTGCATGTGAAAGCTCCCCGGACCACCAGATCCCAGCCAGTGCTCCACTTTCTTTGCCGCAAGACCTTCCAGACACTCAAGTGCCCCAGCCACAAGGCCTCACAGACATCCAGGTCCCAAAACTCACACCCTTGTTGGAGCAGAGAAGCCTCATGGATGTCCATGTTCCAGCTGCCACACCTCTGCCTGAACAAGGAAACTCTCAGGACATTTTGGGCCTGTCACCCCCCCTGGTTCAGGCCACCGTGGTTCTGTCCAAGCCAGGAGGCCACTTGGTGTCTCACACTACCAGGCCAGAGTCTCTGGAACTGACTCCACCTCAGAGCCCCCCGCTCCCCACCCGTCAGCTCCTGGGCCCCAATGCAGCTGCCCTCTCAAGATACCTGGCAGCTTCGTACATCAGCCAGAGCCTGGCACGGAGGCAGGGGCCTGGGGGAGAGGGCCCCTCAGCCTCCCAGGGGCCCTGGTCCTCCTCTGCCCCCACATCACGGGCACCTTCACCgccaccccagccccagctccctcCGCCTCCAGCCAGGCGGTTGAGCTATGCCACCACAGTCAGCATCCATGTGGGAGGTGGTGGACGACTGCGGCCAGCCAAGGCCCAGGTCAGGTTGAACCACCCTGCCCTCTTTGCACCCACCCAGGAATCGGTGGGCCCTCACAGAGCCCAGGGCACTCCTGATACCCCTTTCCACACATGA